A single genomic interval of Camelina sativa cultivar DH55 chromosome 11, Cs, whole genome shotgun sequence harbors:
- the LOC104725480 gene encoding probable leucine-rich repeat receptor-like protein kinase At5g49770 yields MMILILLFFHICCVYGLTNGPDATALQAVKSEWTKFPKNWEGSDPCGTNWVGITCTNDRIVSISLGNLDLEGKLSADIAALSELQILDLTSNPNLTGPLPPNIGNLKKLITLNLMGCGFSGQIPESIGSLEQLTSLSLNSNKFIGTIPASIGRLSQLFWLDIADNQIEGKLPVSNGASSPGLDMLLEAGHFHFGNNKLSGDIPEKLFSSNMTLQHVLFDGNQLTGTIPESLSLVKTLTVLRLDRNKLTGEIPSSLNNLTILQELYLANNRFTGTLPNLTRLTSLYTLDVSNNQLQFSLIPSWISSLRSLSTLRMEAIQLEGPIPIFLFSPTQLQTVVLKRNQINATLDFGISYSNQLEFVDLQYNYVTDYKPSANKRIQVMLADNPVCQDVANRLSEYCNAVQHKTSFSAPQINCPRCGQGKEPSPACKCVYPVTGILTFRSPSFSGYTNNTNFNMLQQELEGFFKKPSYPVESVAIRNIRENPTDHHLLIDILVFPSNIETFNETGMDSVISAFSTHTFSQPPIYGPYIFVADQYTPFSDAKSGNKGIIIGAAVGVAVLLLLLSIAGIYALKQRNRADRATGRNNPFAKWNKSKSSIDAPRLMGAKAFTFEELKKCTDNFSKANDVGGGGYGQVYKGILPSGQLIAIKRAQQGSSQGELEFKTEIELLSRVHHKNVVKLLGFCFDRSEQMLIYEYIPNGSLTDSLSGKSGIRLDWTRRLRIALGSGKGLAYLHELADPPIIHRDIKSNNILLDESLTAKVADFGLSKLVGDPEKVHVTTQVKGTLGYLDPEYYMTNQLTEKSDVYGFGVVMLELLTGKSPIERGKYVVREVKMKMNTSSDLYDLQELLDTTIISTSGNLKGFEKYVDLALRCVEEEGVNRPTMGEVVKEIENIMHFAGVNPNIDSAASSRTYEDASKGSGNPYGNDSF; encoded by the exons ATGATGATCCtgattttgcttttctttcacATTTGTTGTGTTTATGGGCTCACAAATGGCCCTGACG CGACGGCTTTACAAGCTGTGAAGAGTGAATGGACCAAGTTTCCTAAGAATTGGGAAGGCTCTGATCCTTGTGGAACCAACTGGGTTGGAATTACATGTACCAATGACCGCATCGTTTCAAT ATCATTAGGCAACCTTGACTTGGAAGGAAAGCTTTCTGCCGATATCGCAGCTTTGTCTGAATTGCAGATCTT ggatTTGACATCCAATCCTAATTTGACTGGACCGCTTCCACCAAATATTGGTAACCTCAAGAAGTTGATTACCTT AAACCTTATGGGATGTGGTTTCAGTGGTCAAATCCCTGAGTCCATAGGATCTCTAGAACAACTTACAAGCCT ctccctaaattcaaataaattcaTTGGAACAATTCCGGCTTCCATTGGACGGCTATCGCAACTGTTTTGGTTAGATATAGCCGACAATCAAATCGAAGGAAAGCTCCCAGTTTCTAATGGGGCTTCTTCACCTGGACTTGACATGCTTCTTGAAGCTggacattt CCATTTTGGAAATAACAAGCTTTCGGGTGATATCCCAGAGAAGCTCTTCAGCTCAAACATGACTTTGCAGCATGT GTTATTTGATGGAAACCAGCTGACGGGGACAATACCGGAAAGCCTCAGCCTCGTTAAAACGCTCACGGTGTT ACGCCTTGATAGGAATAAACTAACTGGAGAAATTCCTTCAAGTCTTAATAATCTCACAATTCTTCAAGAACT GTACTTGGCCAATAACAGATTTACAGGCACTCTTCCAAATTTAACCAGGTTGACCAGTCTCTACACATT AGATGTGAGCAATAACCAATTGCAATTCTCTCTCATTCCATCTTGGATCTCTTCATTACGCTCCCTGTCAACATT AAGGATGGAAGCAATCCAACTTGAAGGCCCAATACCAATCTTCCTCTTCAGCCCTACTCAACTACAAACTGT TGTCCTAAAACGCAATCAGATAAACGCAACATTGGACTTTGGTATCAGCTATAGTAACCAGTTGGAGTTTGTGGATTTACAATACAACTACGTCACTGATTATAAACCATCAGCCAATAAACGCATCCAAgtaat GTTAGCAGATAATCCGGTGTGCCAAGACGTGGCGAACCGGCTGAGTGAATACTGTAATGCAGTCCAACACAAGACCTCATTTTCTGCCCCTCAAATAAATTGTCCTCGCTGTGGTCAGGGCAAGGAACCAAGTCCAGCGTGCAAGTGTGTGTACCCAGTCACAGGAATACTCACCTTCAGGTCTCCTTCCTTCTCAGGGTATACCAACAATACCAACTTCAACATGCTCCAACAGGAGCTAGAGGGTTTCTTTAAGAAACCAAGTTACCCCGTGGAATCTGTGGCCATCAGAAACATAAGAGAGAATCCAACTGATCACCATCTTCTAATAGATATCTTGGTCTTTCCATCGAACATAGAAACATTTAATGAGACAGGAATGGATAGTGTTATTTCTGCATTTAGCACGCATACTTTTTCGCAACCCCCAATATATGGCCCTTACATTTTCGTAGCCGATCAGTACACTCCGTTCTCTG ATGCCAAGTCAGGAAACAAAGGCATTATCATCGGAGCAGCGGTTGGTGTTGCGGTTCTTCTGTTGTTGTTATCCATAGCGGGCATTTATGCTCTTAAACAGAGGAATAGAGCAGACAGAGCAACTGGTCGAAATAATCCTTTTg CCAAGTGGAATAAGAGTAAGAGTAGTATTGATGCTCCGCGGCTGATGGGAGCAAAAGCGTTTACTTTTGAAGAGTTGAAGAAATGCACTGacaatttttcaaaagcaaatgATGTTGGAGGTGGAGGCTATGGCCAG GTGTATAAAGGAATTCTTCCCTCTGGACAACTCATAGCAATTAAAAGAGCTCAACAAGGATCTTCGCAAGGAGAGTTAGAGTTTAAAACTGAGATTGAACTTCTTTCAAGAGTTCATCATAAAAACGTTGTCAAACTTTTGGGCTTCTGCTTTGATCGAAGTGAGCAAATGCTCATTTACGAGTACATTCCAAATGGCTCTCTTACAGATAGTCTATCAG GGAAGAGTGGAATTAGACTAGACTGGACAAGAAGGCTTAGAATAGCACTTGGGTCAGGCAAAGGTCTTGCTTATCTTCATGAGCTTGCTGATCCTCCAATTATACATAgagatatcaaatcaaataacatATTACTTGATGAAAGTCTAACCGCAAAGGTTGCCGACTTTGGCCTTTCCAAACTTGTTGGAGACCCCGAGAAAGTTCATGTGACAACACAAGTGAAAGGAACATTG GGGTACTTGGATCCTGAGTACTACATGACAAATCAGTTGACAGAGAAGAGTGATGTGTACGGGTTTGGTGTTGTGATGCTTGAGCTACTAACCGGTAAAAGTCCTATAGAGAGAGGCAAATACGTGGTGAGAgaggtgaagatgaagatgaatacATCGAGTGATTTGTATGACCTACAAGAATTGTTGGACACGACGATTATCAGCACCAGCGGGAATTTGAAAGGGTTTGAAAAGTATGTCGATCTAGCACTAAGGTGTGTGGAGGAGGAAGGTGTGAATAGACCAACGATGGGTGAGGTTGTGAAAGAGATTGAGAACATAATGCACTTTGCAGGGGTAAACCCGAACATCGATTCAGCCGCGAGTTCGAGAACATACGAGGATGCAAGCAAAGGATCTGGTAATCCTTATGGCAATGACTCATTTTAA
- the LOC104725481 gene encoding probable leucine-rich repeat receptor-like protein kinase At5g49770 — translation MSSRTGAFMLLILLFFQISSVSALTNSIDAVALLALKSELAGTPKNWKGFDPCGANWVGISCSNGRVVNISLGNLNLQGKLPADISTLSELMTLDLTSNSNMTGPLPPNIGNLKKLTELNLMGCGFDGQIPESIGNLEKLTKLSLNSNKFNGKIPASMGRLSKLYWFDIADNQIEGEIPVSNGSSSPGLDMLLQTVHFHFGKNKLSGKIPKELFTSNMTLKHLLFDGNLFTGEIPESLSLVKTLVVLRLDRNRLSGEIPPSLNNLTNLQELYLSNNKFTGTIPVLTSLTTLFTLDVSNNRFTSSFLPSWISSSNLTTLRMEGIQLQGQVPISLFNPPSSLETVILKRNWLNETLDFGTSKSLRFVDLQYNDITEYKQPAKKDLKVILANNPVCPEVENPPDEYCKVVKLSSSFFAPKRKENCHRQCGQDRNLTAITCRCAYPASGILTFRSPSFSGFSDDSNFELLYNNLTGFFNNSNYRVESVSIGNIREDETEHHLLIDLLIFPLKEERFNETGMDSVISRFSTQTYKPPDRFGPYIFKANKYDKFPDEKGLKSSHIIGAILGAAVFLLLLMIAGIYALKQKKRAERANDQINPFAKWDANQNSVDAPQLMGVKAFTFEEMRKCANNFSMANDVGGGGYGQVYKGILPSGQLIAIKRAQPGSLQGALEFKTEIELLSRVHHKNVVKLLGFCFDRGEQMLVYEYIPNGSLRDSLSGKNGIRLDWTRRLRIALGSGKGLAYLHELADPPIIHRDVKSSNILLDESLAAKVADFGLSQLVEEAEKASVTAQVKGTMGYLDPEYFMTSQLTEKSDVYGFGVMMLELLTGEIPIVNGKYVVKEVKMKMNKSKKLYDLQELLDTTIISTNENLKGFEKFVDLALICVDQEGVKRPSMNEVVKEIEYIMQHAGLYPNVDSAASSRTYDEASKGSGDLYRNNSFEYSASFPTTKLEPH, via the exons ATGAGTTCAAGAACTGGAGCCTTTATGCTCCTGATCTTGCTTTTCTTCCAAATTAGTTCTGTATCTGCGCTCACAAACAGTATAGACG CTGTTGCTTTACTAGCTCTAAAGAGTGAGTTGGCCGGGACTCCTAAGAATTGGAAAGGCTTTGATCCTTGTGGAGCCAATTGGGTTGGAATTTCGTGTAGCAATGGTCGCGTTGTTAACAT ATCACTAGGCAACCTTAACTTGCAAGGAAAGCTTCCTGCCGATATTTCAACGTTGTCTGAATTGATGACCCT GGATTTGACATCCAATTCTAATATGACTGGACCGCTTCCACCAAATATCGGTAACCTCAAGAAGTTGACAGAGTT aaaTCTTATGGGATGTGGTTTCGATGGTCAAATCCCTGAGTCCATAGGAAATCTTGAAAAACTTACAAAACT CTCCCTGAATTCAAATAAGTTCAATGGAAAAATTCCGGCTTCCATGGGACGGTTATCGAAACTATATTGGTTTGATATAGCTGACAATCAGATCGAAGGAGAGATTCCAGTTTCTAATGGGAGTTCATCACCTGGACTTGACATGCTTCTTCAAACTGtgcattt TCATTTTGGGAAAAACAAGCTTTCAGGGAAGATCCCAAAAGAACTTTTCACCTCAAACATGACTTTGAAACATTT GCTCTTCGATGGAAACTTATTCACAGGCGAAATCCCAGAGAGCCTCAGTCTCGTTAAAACATTGGTTGTATT ACGTCTTGATAGGAACAGACTAAGTGGAGAAATACCTCCAAGTCTGAATAACCTCACAAATCTTCAAGAACT GTACTTGTCCAACAACAAATTTACAGGTACTATTCCAGTTTTAACAAGCTTGACCACTCTCTTCACATT AGATGTGAGCAATAACCGATTTACCTCCTCATTCCTTCCATCATGGATTTCTTCAAGCAACCTAACAACATT AAGGATGGAAGGTATCCAACTTCAAGGTCAAGTACCAATCTCCCTCTTCAACCCTCCTAGTAGTTTGGAGACTGT TATCCTAAAGCGCAATTGGCTTAACGAGACACTCGACTTTGGTACTAGCAAAAGTTTGCGGTTTGTGGATTTACAATACAATGACATAACTGAGTATAAACAACCAGCTAAGAAAGACCTTAAAgtaat CTTGGCAAATAATCCAGTGTGTCCGGAGGTGGAGAACCCACCGGATGAATACTGCAAAGTAGTCAAACTAAGTTCCTCATTTTTTGCTcctaagagaaaagaaaactgtCATCGACAATGTGGCCAGGACAGAAATTTGACTGCAATCACGTGCCGGTGTGCGTATCCAGCCTCAGGGATACTCACCTTTAGATCGCCTTCATTCTCAGGGTTTTCAGACGACAGCAACTTCGAATTGCTTTATAACAACCTAACAGGTTTCTTTAACAATTCCAATTATCGAGTGGAGTCGGTGTCCATAGGAAATATAAGAGAGGATGAAACTGAGCATCATCTTCTAATTGATCTCTTGATCTTCCCATTAAAGGAAGAAAGGTTTAATGAGACCGGAATGGATAGCGTTATTTCCAGGTTTAGCACACAGACTTATAAGCCTCCTGACAGGTTTGGCCCTTACATATTCAAAGCCAATAAGTACGATAAGTTCCCAG ATGAAAAAGGTTTAAAGTCGTCACACATCATCGGAGCTATACTTGGTGCTGCTGTTTTTCTGTTGTTGCTAATGATAGCTGGGATTTATGCTctcaagcagaagaagagagcaGAGAGAGCAAATGATCAAATTAATCCTTTTG CCAAGTGGGATGCCAATCAGAACAGTGTCGATGCTCCGCAGCTCATGGGAGTAAAAGCATTTACATTTGAAGAGATGAGGAAATGCGCTAACAACTTTTCAATGGCAAATGATGTTGGTGGTGGAGGTTATGGCCAG GTGTACAAAGGGATTCTTCCCTCAGGGCAACTCATAGCAATTAAAAGAGCACAACCAGGATCTTTACAAGGAGCGTTGGAGTTTAAAACTGAGATCGAGCTTCTTTCAAGGGTCCATCATAAAAACGTTGTCAAACTCTTAGGCTTTTGCTTTGATCGAGGTGAACAAATGCTTGTCTATGAGTACATTCCAAATGGTTCTCTAAGAGATAGTCTATCAG GGAAAAATGGGATTAGACTTGATTGGACAAGAAGGCTTAGAATAGCACTTGGCTCAGGGAAAGGCTTGGCTTATCTTCATGAGCTTGCTGATCCTCCAATTATACACAGAGACGTCAAATCAAGTAATATATTACTTGATGAAAGTCTAGCTGCAAAGGTTGCTGATTTTGGCCTCTCCCAACTTGTGGAAGAAGCTGAGAAAGCTAGTGTTACCGCACAAGTGAAAGGAACCATG GGCTATTTGGATCCTGAGTACTTCATGACGAGTCAATTGACAGAGAAAAGTGATGTGTATGGGTTTGGGGTGATGATGTTGGAGCTATTAACCGGTGAAATTCCGATAGTGAATGGTAAATATGTGGTGAAAgaggtgaagatgaagatgaataaATCAAAGAAATTGTACGACCTACAAGAATTGTTGGACACTACCATCATTTCAACCAACGAGAATCTTAAAGGATTCGAAAAGTTCGTAGACTTGGCTCTAATATGCGTGGATCAAGAAGGAGTGAAGAGGCCATCGATGAATGAGGTTGTAAAAGAAATTGAGTACATAATGCAACATGCAGGATTATATCCTAACGTAGATTCAGCTGCAAGTTCAAGAACGTATGATGAAGCAAGCAAAGGATCCGGGGATCTTTATAGAAACAACTCGTTTGAGTATAGTGCAAGTTTCCCAACTACAAAACTCGAACCCCATTGA
- the LOC104728742 gene encoding uncharacterized protein LOC104728742, with protein sequence MDLLHEHFDLMDVDLIGALPLGSCPSADSLGWHFTKSGKYTVKSGYHTARRAAPRTFQVLGCGPEITPILASVWQVKCPPKIQHFMRQVLSGCLSVSFNLRRWGIACDLGCSRCGADDETINHAIFVCPSARQVWALSHVPVGPISFPTDSLYANMDHFLGSKNPVSQASDFPWVMWYIWKARNAWVFENKDEQPGEIFRVAKGEALSWQQEQEEGQSEDLPSDPVVSNPRVRVAAAPLSTLYSGHWCFVDGSWKAGDTFAGAGWLCTASQDSSHIMGATNFR encoded by the coding sequence ATGGATTTGCTTCATGAGCATTTTGATCTGATGGATGTCGACTTGATAGGGGCTTTACCCTTAGGGAGCTGCCCATCGGCAGACTCCCTAGGGTGGCACTTTACAAAGTCTGGGAAGTATACGGTTAAGTCTGGGTATCATACGGCACGCAGGGCAGCACCGCGGACCTTTCAGGTTCTAGGGTGTGGTCCAGAGATTACCCCTATTTTGGCCAGTGTTTGGCAGGTTAAATGCCCAcctaaaatacaacattttatgCGGCAAGTTTTGTCTGGCTGTCTTTCCGTCTCGTTTAATTTGAGACGGTGGGGTATAGCGTGTGATTTGGGTTGTTCACGGTGTGGGGCTGATGAcgaaacaataaatcatgctatttttgtttgtccatCGGCTCGGCAAGTGTGGGCCTTATCTCATGTTCCGGTGGGGCCAATTTCTTTTCCTACGGACTCTTTGTATGCAAATATGGATCATTTTTTAGGCTCAAAAAATCCGGTTTCTCAAGCATCTGATTTCCCCTGGGTtatgtggtatatatggaaagcCAGAAATGCATGGGTTTTCGAAAATAAGGATGAGCAGCCTGGGGAGATTTTCAGGGTAGCAAAAGGTGAGGCGTTATCTTGGCAACAGGAACAGGAAGAGGGTCAGAGTGAGGATCTCCCCTCTGATCCCGTTGTTTCTAACCCTCGGGTGAGGGTGGCTGCAGCTCCCCTTTCTACCCTTTACTCGGGTCATTggtgttttgttgatggatcttggaaggccGGTGACACGtttgcaggtgcaggatggCTTTGTACGGCGTCTCAAGATTCTTCGCACATTATGGGAGCTACCAATTTCCGATGA
- the LOC104728744 gene encoding cytochrome b561 and DOMON domain-containing protein At5g48750-like, whose translation MSLSSRTIFVILCFLFVLAPYFTRATIDGVQGRCDSHIFKNGKHFRACIDLPVLDSFLHFSYVPETGVLEVAYRHTNIESSSRIAWGINVITINPTSKGMLGAQTLLAYRNSTSGFMRAYTSSIKDYSTMLQEGPLSFRVTQLAAEFFNGEMTIFATMVLPSNTTVVNHLWQYGLLKKGDRLGMHAMSGDHLKSMATLDLLSGKVTTTKAVNGNMILVKRIHGLVNAVCWGIFMPIGAMAARYMRTYKGLDPMWFYVHIFFQTTGYVVGLLGGLGTAIYMTNHTGMRSTPHTVIGILLFALGFLQILALKARPDKDHKYRKYWNWYHHTMGYMVIVLSIYNTYKGLAILQPGSSWKIAYSTIIGIIGLFAIVMEILQFKNRWGYLWCKKSEDLEAIQTPSIDV comes from the exons ATGTCTTTGTCTTCAAGAACCATAtttgtgattttgtgttttctgttCGTGCTCGCTCCATACTTCACTAGAGCAACAATCGATGGAGTTCAGGGTAGATGTGACTCTCACATCTTTAAAAACGGAAAACACTTCCGCGCTTGCATTGACCTTCCGGTGTTAGATTCGTTTCTACACTTCAGTTATGTTCCAGAAACCGGAGTGCTTGAAGTTGCGTATCGTCACACAAACATAGAGTCTTCTAGTCGGATTGCTTGGGGGATAAAT GTCATTACAATAAACCCTACGAGCAAAGGCATGTTAGGTGCTCAAACTCTCTTGGCTTACCGTAACTCCACGTCTGGTTTTATGCGTGCTTATACTTCCTCAATCAAGGACTATTCAACTATGCTTCAAGAAGGTCCTCTCAGCTTCCGTGTAACACAACTAGCCGCTGAATTTTTCAATGGAGAGATGACTATATTCGCGACTATGGTGTTGCCTTCTAACACAACCGTCGTTAATCATCTATGGCAATATGGTCTGCTGAAGAAAGGTGATAGACTTGGGATGCACGCCATGAGTGGAGATCATCTCAAATCCATGGCTACTTTGGATTTGTTGTCCGGAAAAGTCACGACAACAAAAGCAGTGAATGGAAACATGATTCTTGTCAAAAGAATCCATGGACTGGTCAATGCGGTCTGTTGGGGGATTTTTATGCCCATTGGAGCCATGGCTGCAAGGTATATGAGGACCTACAAAGGACTCGATCCCATGTGGTTTtatgttcacatctttttccAAACTACCGGTTATGTTGTCGGTTTATTGGGAGGATTAGGAACTGCAATCTATATGACCAACCACACGGGAATGAGATCTACGCCACATACAGTGATAGGGATACTTCTGTTTGCTCTAGGATTTCTTCAGATACTTGCGCTCAAAGCAAGACCGGACAAGGATCATAAATATAGGAAATACTGGAACTGGTATCATCACACTATGGGGTATATGGTGATTGTATTAAGCATCTATAACACCTACAAAGGATTAGCTATCTTGCAACCGGGAAGCTCATGGAAGATTGCTTATAGTACCATCATCGGTATCATTGGATTGTTTGCGATTGTGATGGAGATTCTGCAATTTAAAAATAGATGGGGTTATTTGTGGTGCAAGAAATCTGAAGACCTAGAAGCTATTCAAACTCCATCCATTGATGTCTAG